One Pectinophora gossypiella chromosome 9, ilPecGoss1.1, whole genome shotgun sequence genomic region harbors:
- the LOC126369479 gene encoding uncharacterized protein LOC126369479 → MKTAVVLKPTYITQSSTESTSRIYREIEPRNDIKRLLSDPHFEGFRKSGSDVQLQPSGNQSIIFKILDNDGSSRVEIKINNKKKRKKTRNLRDNSRQRFPRNDTNVRELSNLTKDTVLILLPNNTLVYEVKEPDTLIKIEAESDVTMIKEYLRENPLLLTKGLEVPNSSKLVEEITISDSLYVTLETRTENATTLVEDVTEVIEPIMAAQDPVILAEALPAEDPVMSAEDNMMPIEDATLQAERTQTLVKDIKTLNKLDLERANEILLDNSLGKAELERYLGSIPTLTSKTTHDSYQMSHEE, encoded by the exons ATGAAGACCGCGGTGGTATTAAAGCCAACTTACATCACACAAAGTAGTACAGAGAGCACATCCAGAATTTACAGAGAAATAGAACCAAGGAACGATATTAAAAGATTGCTTTCTGACCCTCATTTTGAAG gttTCAGAAAATCGGGCTCCGATGTGCAGCTTCAACCGAGCGGCAATCaaagtataatatttaaaattttagacAACGATGGATCATCCAGGGTTGAAATAAAAATCAACAACAAGAAGAAACGAAAGAAAACGAGGAATCTAAGAGACAATAGTAGACAAAGATTTCCCCGAAACGATACAAATGTTCgagaattaagtaatttaacaaAAGATACTGTACTTATATTGCTACCCAACAATACGTTGGTATATGAGGTGAAAGAACCTGATACTCTTATTAAAATTGAAGCAGAAAGTGACGTTACAATGATTAAAGAGTACTTAAGAGAAAATCCACTATTACTTACTAAGGGTTTAGAGGTACCAAATTCTTCTAAATTAGTTGAAGAAATAACTATAAGTGACTCCTTATATGTCACGTTAGAGACGCGGACTGAAAACGCTACTACGTTGGTAGAAGATGTCACAGAAGTAATAGAGCCTATTATGGCAGCGCAAGATCCCGTGATTCTAGCAGAAGCATTGCCAGCAGAAGATCCCGTAATGTCAGCAGAAGATAACATGATGCCTATAGAAGACGCAACACTACAGGCTGAACGTACTCAGACGCTAGTAAAAGACATCAAAACCCTTAATAAACTAGACTTAGAAAGAGCAAATGAAATATTACTTGACAATTCATTGGGTAAAGCAGAGCTAGAGCGTTATTTAGGATCAATACCAACTTTAACTTCTAAAACAACCCACGATTCATATCAAATGTCACACGAAGAATGA